DNA sequence from the Hyalangium ruber genome:
CGAATTGGTGGCCGGGTCGTACACCTCGGCGCTGCTCAAGCTCCCAGAACCATTGGCCCCCCCTGAGACGAGGACCTTGCCCGAAGAGAGCAATGTGGCCGTGTGGTTGGCGCGGGCGGTGCTCATGGTGCTGGAACTCACCCAGATGTTGGCGAGCGGCTCGAACACCTCCGCGGTGGCTACAGTGTTGTTGCCATTGTGGCCGCCGGTGACGAGGACCTGACCCGAGGCAAGCAGCGTCATGGTGTGACCGGAGCGGCCCCCGCTCATGGGGCTGACCTCATACCAGGCGTCGTTCTCCGGATCATACAACTCCGAGCTGGTAAGGGCGCCGACGCCCCCAGTGACGAACACGTAACCACCGTCGAGCAATACGGCGGCGTGAGCGAAGCGGCCCTTGGACATGGCAGCGGCTGGAGACCAGGAGTTGGTAGCTGGGTCGTACAACTCCGCACTGCTCAGGGTGGTCGTCCCATTGCGCCCCCCTGCGATGAGCACCCGGCCCGAGTCGAGCCGCGTGGCGGTGTGGTTGGAGCGGCTCGTGGACATGGACCCTGCGGACGTCCACCCAGTGACGCTGAGTTGAGCCATGCCGCTCACGCCACCCAGGGTAGCGGTGAGGGTGACGGGCCCACCCCCAGCCACGCCGGTGCCCAGACCTGTGCTGCTCACGGTGGCAAGGTCGGTGTTGCCCGAGGTCCACGTCGCGCTGTTCGTCACGTCGTTCGTGGTGCCATCGCTGTAGCTGCCTTGCGCGGTGAACTGCTGTGTCGAGCCCTGGCGAACCGAAGCCGTCGCGGGGGTGAGCGTGATGGAGGTGAGCACGGGCGGGGGAGCGGTGATGGTGAATTGAGCCGTGCCGCTCACGCCACCCAGGGTAGCGGTGAGGGTGACGGGCCCACCCGCAGCCACACCGGTGGCCAGGCCCGTGCTGCTCACGGTGGCAAGGTCGGTGTTGCTCGAGGTCCACGTCGCGCTGTTCGTCACGTCGCTCGTGGTGCC
Encoded proteins:
- a CDS encoding kelch repeat-containing protein; its protein translation is GTTSDVTNSATWTSSNTDLATVSSTGLATGVAAGGPVTLTATLGGVSGTAQFTITAPPPVLTSITLTPATASVRQGSTQQFTAQGSYSDGTTNDVTNSATWTSGNTDLATVSSTGLGTGVAGGGPVTLTATLGGVSGMAQLSVTGWTSAGSMSTSRSNHTATRLDSGRVLIAGGRNGTTTLSSAELYDPATNSWSPAAAMSKGRFAHAAVLLDGGYVFVTGGVGALTSSELYDPENDAWYEVSPMSGGRSGHTMTLLASGQVLVTGGHNGNNTVATAEVFEPLANIWVSSSTMSTARANHTATLLSSGKVLVSGGANGSGSLSSAEVYDPATNSWAPVATMVTRHSLHTATLLSSGKVLISGGTSLTEPSSSELYDPSTNVWSTAGSMVEGRSRHTATRLDSGQVLVAGGDGSSYYNTAELYDPTTPSWSATPSMATSRGAHTATLLTSGRVLVVGGEDGTQSLATAEAYVP